One segment of Fuscovulum ytuae DNA contains the following:
- a CDS encoding efflux RND transporter periplasmic adaptor subunit has protein sequence MRSLLVASALFSALTFAAPIYAADEAAVENAPILPAITVSPVETRLLRDRVIVSGLVNPVEQVQVAPLIEGQPIETLLADVGDWVSEGQVLATLSKTTLELQKSQYIASRASAEATIAQAAAQLLEAKAAADEAQRVNERTAALKAQGTASQAAADQASANAIASTARVTVATQSLEAARAQLALVQAQLANVDLQLSRSEVRAPVSGEITHRNAVIGSIASGAGQPMFTIIRDGALELSGDVAEIDLIRLAPGQIVSMVAVGAPDRLTGTVRLVEPTIDTTTRLGRARITIDQATDVRAGMFMDAEILVAERETVAVPVTAVGSSAGGSTVMKVVNGEVTRTPVKTGIRDAGWIEIVEGLSSGDVVVTKAGAFVRDGDKINPVPVTTN, from the coding sequence ATGCGTAGCCTTCTTGTCGCCTCCGCCCTGTTCTCCGCCCTCACCTTCGCAGCGCCAATCTATGCCGCCGATGAGGCCGCAGTTGAAAACGCCCCCATTCTTCCGGCCATTACCGTCTCGCCCGTCGAGACTCGCCTGCTGCGGGATCGCGTCATCGTATCGGGTCTGGTGAACCCGGTGGAACAGGTGCAAGTCGCGCCACTGATCGAAGGTCAGCCCATCGAAACCCTGCTTGCCGATGTCGGCGATTGGGTCAGCGAAGGGCAGGTGCTTGCAACGCTGTCGAAAACCACACTCGAATTGCAGAAAAGCCAATACATCGCCTCCCGCGCCTCGGCCGAGGCGACCATCGCGCAGGCCGCAGCCCAACTTCTCGAAGCGAAGGCCGCCGCAGATGAGGCGCAGCGGGTCAACGAACGGACCGCCGCGCTCAAGGCGCAGGGCACCGCCTCGCAGGCCGCCGCCGATCAGGCCAGCGCGAATGCCATCGCCTCCACCGCCCGCGTCACCGTCGCCACCCAATCACTCGAAGCCGCCCGCGCCCAACTGGCTCTGGTGCAGGCGCAACTGGCGAATGTCGATCTGCAACTCTCGCGGTCCGAGGTGAGGGCCCCGGTCTCCGGCGAAATCACCCACCGCAACGCCGTCATCGGTTCCATCGCCTCTGGGGCCGGGCAGCCGATGTTCACCATAATCCGCGATGGCGCCCTCGAACTTTCTGGCGACGTAGCTGAGATTGATCTCATCCGCCTCGCCCCCGGCCAAATCGTATCGATGGTCGCCGTCGGCGCACCTGATCGTCTGACTGGAACTGTCCGCCTCGTGGAACCGACGATCGACACCACCACCCGCCTTGGCCGCGCCCGCATCACCATAGATCAAGCCACCGATGTCCGCGCCGGGATGTTCATGGATGCCGAAATCCTTGTGGCCGAACGCGAAACCGTCGCTGTGCCGGTTACCGCTGTCGGTTCCTCTGCCGGTGGCAGCACCGTAATGAAGGTCGTGAATGGAGAGGTGACCCGCACCCCGGTCAAGACGGGCATCCGCGACGCTGGCTGGATCGAAATCGTCGAAGGCCTTTCCTCCGGCGATGTCGTGGTGACCAAGGCCGGTGCCTTCGTCCGCGATGGCGACAAGATCAACCCTGTCCCTGTGACCACGAACTGA
- a CDS encoding tetratricopeptide repeat-containing sulfotransferase family protein: MSSLQDALADKLEDADEAEEDGRFEQAIILCNEVTRIDRKQAEAWKIRTRSFIAMERLDLAIENAREAAKLFPSSVTHRIMQARIHVLARRWEKGATIYRAILRDNPAHLNSIRELMDFETITPQDDIYTQLVRAADDDGMKPYDRASTWFLRAQIHMVAGEDDLAFRLFDEGNRRMREDVHENRRLEYSFSRLLPELDLAFQRRHSPMTPPDACPLFVIAGLPRSGKTLLEKLLGSQPSLYAVGETSVLYNLFLDVDRSGGADGTIRALRALPGQPIRDHFADRLKYGPKKGAIRCIDTTPGSLEQLGLLGPLHPDVPIVFVRRDTRDLAASLYFKQFNKAHRYTYDLGTAARAIARTEYLARRWQATMPNPMAEIRYEEMVADPVGTARRLLTQFGLPVEEEALRHAAGDDGRSLNLLPGRSLDGVGAIRRDLVGFSERFARQLETVLPAYEAEIRDLG, translated from the coding sequence GTGAGCAGCCTGCAAGACGCCCTCGCAGACAAGCTGGAAGATGCCGACGAAGCAGAAGAAGACGGACGCTTCGAACAGGCGATCATCCTGTGCAACGAAGTCACCCGCATCGATCGTAAACAGGCCGAGGCGTGGAAGATACGCACCCGCTCCTTCATCGCGATGGAACGGCTTGATCTTGCAATTGAAAATGCGCGCGAAGCGGCGAAACTATTCCCCTCCTCTGTTACCCATCGCATCATGCAGGCGCGTATCCACGTCCTTGCACGCCGTTGGGAAAAGGGCGCCACCATCTATCGCGCCATCCTGCGCGACAATCCTGCCCATCTGAACTCGATCCGCGAGCTGATGGATTTCGAAACCATCACGCCGCAGGATGACATCTATACCCAACTCGTCCGCGCTGCCGATGACGATGGGATGAAACCTTATGATCGCGCCTCGACATGGTTCCTGCGCGCCCAGATTCACATGGTCGCCGGCGAAGATGATCTGGCCTTCCGCCTTTTTGACGAAGGCAACCGCCGGATGCGCGAAGACGTGCACGAAAACCGCCGCCTCGAATATTCCTTCAGCCGCCTGCTGCCGGAACTCGATTTGGCCTTCCAGCGGCGCCATTCCCCGATGACCCCACCTGACGCCTGCCCCCTTTTCGTGATCGCGGGCCTTCCCCGGTCGGGCAAGACGCTTCTGGAAAAGCTGCTTGGGTCTCAGCCCAGTCTTTATGCAGTCGGGGAAACCTCTGTTCTTTATAACCTCTTCCTCGATGTAGATCGGTCTGGTGGCGCAGATGGCACCATCCGCGCCCTGCGCGCCCTGCCTGGCCAACCCATCCGTGACCATTTTGCGGATCGCTTGAAATACGGCCCCAAGAAAGGGGCCATCCGCTGCATCGATACGACGCCCGGCAGTCTGGAACAACTCGGCCTCCTTGGCCCCTTGCACCCTGATGTGCCCATCGTCTTTGTCCGCCGGGATACACGCGATCTTGCCGCGTCACTTTACTTCAAGCAGTTCAACAAGGCGCATCGCTACACCTATGACCTCGGCACCGCCGCCCGCGCCATCGCCCGGACCGAATATCTTGCCCGCCGCTGGCAGGCTACGATGCCCAATCCGATGGCCGAAATCCGCTATGAAGAGATGGTGGCCGATCCTGTCGGTACCGCACGCCGCCTCCTCACACAGTTTGGTCTTCCTGTGGAAGAAGAGGCCCTTCGCCACGCCGCAGGCGATGATGGTCGGTCCCTCAACCTGCTGCCCGGAAGGTCCCTTGATGGTGTTGGCGCGATTCGGCGTGACCTAGTCGGGTTCTCTGAACGGTTCGCCCGCCAGCTTGAGACAGTTCTCCCGGCATACGAGGCTGAAATCCGCGACCTCGGCTAA
- a CDS encoding efflux RND transporter permease subunit → MNFSAWSIRNPVAPLLAFVLLLVLGWQSFNSLPITRFPNIDVPLVAVTVNQSGAAPAEMETQITKEIEDAVAGITGVKNVVSTVTDGVSTTVVEFRMEVPTDKAVQDTKDAIDQIRGDLPGSIEAPVVTRIDVEGQAIMTFAVSAPDMTIEELSWFVDDTIIRSLQGQTGIGRVDRYGGAEREIRVELDPVKLDSYGITASAVNAQLRATNANLGSGRSELGAAEQAIRALGDAQTVERLANTTIALPSGRHVRLSDLGQVNDTYEELRSFSRLNGEQVVTFAVFRAKGASEVSVAEVVNAELDTLRTVHPEVQIKLVDETVFYTYGNYEAALHTLIEGAILAVLVVLAFLKNWRATLISAVALPLSAIPTFYVMDLLGFSLNLVSFLAITLATGILVDDAIVEVENIARHIRMGKTPYRAAIDAADEIGLAVIATSATIVAVFVPVSFMPGIPGQYFRQFGLTVAIAVIFSLIVARLITPMMAAYLMRAKDAEEKHAEDGPIMKGYLRFVRATTAGRFLFIPARYLTLVGAIAVLAVSIHFMLKVPGSFIPPEDVSRIPISVELPPGTTLAETDRTTLKMVEVIRQVEGVENVFVLGGSSPTGDRDIRRASVTVLLQRLDHSLLLKLSQIANKIPVVGQIVPDVENTGRTIPQNQVEAEIFRRLAAVPDIRAFKLNDRGERDLSFSILANNEADLNTAVARLEEALSGDPLLANVASEGALPRPEIQITPRANEAARLGITTAQIAEVVRVATIGDVDAALAKLSIDNRLIPVRVRLNDASREDLTRIGALKLATGTGATVPLSAVADIAIAEGPSTVDRLNRERRATIGANLPVGVALGTATARFNELIASVELPPGVRVQEAGDAEVQQELMAAFGNAMILGLMLVLTVLILLFKSVIQPFTILFSLPLAIGGVAAALILTNSALSMPVLIGILMLMGIVTKNAILLIDFAIEMRNQGMSRFDAVIEAGHKRARPIVMTSIAMSAGMLPSALGVGEGGSFRAPMATAVIGGIIVSTVLSLVIVPAFFLIMDDLSRLMTRIFSRIIGPKEVEPDEPPAHILAERIEALGQRVGELEARPSSTPRPSLHVAE, encoded by the coding sequence ATGAACTTCTCCGCTTGGTCGATCCGAAATCCCGTCGCCCCGCTGCTGGCCTTTGTGCTGCTCCTTGTGCTGGGCTGGCAAAGCTTCAACAGCCTGCCCATCACCCGTTTCCCGAATATTGACGTCCCTCTCGTCGCCGTCACCGTGAACCAATCCGGTGCGGCCCCGGCCGAGATGGAGACCCAGATCACCAAGGAAATCGAAGATGCCGTCGCCGGCATCACCGGGGTCAAGAACGTCGTTTCCACCGTGACCGATGGCGTATCAACGACCGTCGTCGAATTCCGCATGGAAGTGCCCACCGATAAGGCGGTGCAAGACACAAAGGACGCCATTGATCAGATCCGTGGCGATCTGCCGGGGTCGATCGAAGCCCCCGTCGTCACCCGGATCGATGTCGAAGGTCAGGCCATCATGACCTTTGCCGTCTCCGCCCCCGACATGACGATCGAGGAACTTTCTTGGTTCGTCGATGACACGATCATCCGCAGCCTTCAGGGCCAGACAGGCATCGGCCGCGTCGACCGATACGGTGGGGCCGAACGCGAAATCCGTGTTGAACTCGATCCGGTAAAGCTCGACAGCTATGGCATCACCGCCAGCGCGGTGAACGCCCAGCTTCGTGCCACCAACGCCAATCTTGGCTCGGGGCGCTCCGAACTCGGTGCCGCCGAACAGGCGATCCGCGCGCTGGGCGATGCGCAGACGGTGGAACGCCTTGCCAATACCACCATCGCGCTCCCCTCTGGCCGCCATGTCCGGCTCTCTGACCTTGGTCAGGTGAATGACACTTACGAAGAACTCCGCTCCTTCTCGCGGCTGAACGGCGAACAGGTCGTGACTTTCGCCGTCTTCCGCGCCAAAGGCGCGTCTGAGGTTTCGGTCGCCGAAGTGGTGAATGCCGAACTCGACACGCTCCGCACCGTCCACCCTGAGGTGCAGATCAAGCTGGTCGATGAAACCGTCTTCTATACCTACGGCAACTACGAAGCCGCGCTGCACACCCTGATCGAAGGCGCGATCCTCGCCGTCCTCGTCGTGCTCGCCTTCCTCAAGAACTGGCGCGCCACGCTCATCTCGGCGGTGGCCTTGCCTCTTTCGGCGATCCCCACCTTCTATGTGATGGATCTTCTGGGCTTCTCGCTGAACCTTGTCAGCTTCCTCGCCATCACGCTGGCCACCGGCATCCTTGTCGATGACGCGATTGTAGAGGTTGAAAACATCGCCCGCCACATCCGCATGGGCAAAACCCCCTACCGCGCCGCCATCGATGCCGCAGATGAAATCGGCCTCGCCGTCATCGCGACATCGGCCACCATTGTCGCCGTCTTCGTGCCCGTCTCCTTCATGCCAGGCATTCCGGGGCAATATTTCCGGCAATTCGGCCTTACCGTCGCCATCGCCGTCATCTTCTCGCTGATCGTTGCGCGCCTCATCACGCCAATGATGGCCGCCTATCTGATGCGCGCCAAGGATGCCGAAGAAAAGCACGCTGAAGACGGTCCAATCATGAAGGGCTACCTTCGCTTCGTGCGCGCCACCACGGCCGGTCGCTTCCTGTTCATCCCCGCCCGCTACCTGACGCTCGTTGGGGCCATAGCTGTGCTGGCCGTATCCATCCACTTCATGCTCAAGGTCCCCGGCAGCTTTATCCCACCGGAAGACGTCAGCCGTATCCCGATCTCGGTCGAACTGCCGCCCGGCACCACGCTGGCCGAAACCGACCGCACCACACTGAAGATGGTGGAAGTGATCCGTCAGGTCGAAGGGGTCGAAAATGTCTTTGTCCTCGGCGGCTCATCCCCCACAGGCGACCGCGACATCCGCCGCGCCTCTGTGACCGTTCTCCTCCAAAGACTCGATCACTCCCTTCTCCTGAAACTGTCCCAGATCGCCAACAAGATCCCCGTCGTAGGTCAGATCGTGCCCGATGTCGAAAACACCGGCCGCACAATCCCCCAGAACCAAGTGGAAGCGGAAATTTTCCGCCGCCTCGCTGCCGTCCCCGATATCCGCGCCTTCAAGCTGAATGATCGGGGCGAACGCGACCTGTCCTTCTCCATCCTCGCCAACAACGAGGCCGATCTGAACACCGCCGTGGCTCGGCTAGAAGAGGCGCTTTCTGGCGATCCGCTTCTTGCCAACGTTGCCTCCGAAGGTGCGCTGCCCCGCCCGGAAATTCAGATCACCCCCCGCGCGAATGAAGCAGCACGTCTGGGCATCACCACCGCCCAAATAGCCGAGGTTGTCCGCGTCGCCACCATTGGCGATGTGGATGCGGCGCTGGCAAAACTCTCCATCGACAACCGCCTGATCCCGGTTCGTGTCCGCCTGAACGATGCCAGCCGCGAAGACCTCACCCGCATCGGCGCGCTCAAACTCGCCACCGGAACGGGGGCCACCGTGCCGCTATCCGCCGTGGCAGATATCGCCATCGCCGAAGGCCCCTCGACGGTTGACCGTCTCAACCGCGAACGCCGCGCCACCATCGGGGCCAACCTCCCCGTCGGCGTGGCACTTGGCACCGCAACCGCCCGCTTCAACGAACTCATCGCCAGCGTTGAACTTCCTCCCGGCGTTCGGGTGCAAGAGGCAGGCGATGCCGAGGTGCAGCAGGAACTCATGGCAGCCTTCGGCAATGCCATGATCCTTGGGCTGATGCTCGTGCTGACGGTGCTGATCCTTCTGTTCAAATCGGTGATTCAGCCCTTCACCATCCTCTTCTCCCTCCCCCTCGCCATCGGCGGCGTGGCGGCGGCACTGATCCTGACCAACTCCGCCCTCTCCATGCCGGTACTGATCGGCATACTTATGCTGATGGGCATCGTGACGAAGAACGCCATCCTCCTGATCGACTTCGCGATCGAGATGCGCAATCAAGGCATGTCGCGCTTCGATGCCGTGATTGAGGCTGGCCACAAGCGCGCCCGCCCCATCGTGATGACCTCCATCGCCATGTCGGCTGGCATGCTGCCCTCCGCGCTGGGCGTGGGCGAAGGCGGGTCTTTCCGTGCGCCCATGGCCACGGCGGTGATCGGTGGCATCATCGTCTCGACCGTCCTCTCCCTCGTCATCGTTCCGGCCTTCTTCCTCATCATGGACGATCTCTCTCGCCTCATGACCCGCATCTTCAGCCGGATCATTGGCCCGAAAGAGGTGGAACCCGATGAACCACCCGCGCATATCCTCGCTGAACGGATCGAGGCGCTGGGTCAAAGGGTCGGTGAACTTGAGGCGCGGCCCTCCTCCACCCCACGGCCCAGCCTGCACGTGGCAGAATAG
- a CDS encoding transglutaminase-like cysteine peptidase, producing the protein MLARPHRFRHFFAHRAGAAVLAVLLGMAATMPAMAIDARRPSADIIPIRAEVTPPPGAQGICATYDWACAKSNRTILVDDALMQTVRTVNSRANRSIRPISDLNQYRIMERWSLPTARGGDCEDYALYKKRELIRVGIPAEQLLIAVVLDRKRQPHAVLILRTGTQDLVLDNMNSRILPWQKTGYTFLRLQDPRQPSRWVSVMAGGILPNS; encoded by the coding sequence ATGCTCGCTCGCCCGCACCGTTTCCGGCACTTCTTTGCGCATCGCGCAGGGGCCGCCGTGCTTGCCGTTCTGCTCGGTATGGCTGCCACCATGCCCGCCATGGCTATCGATGCGCGTCGCCCTTCGGCCGACATCATCCCAATCCGGGCTGAGGTGACGCCCCCCCCTGGCGCACAGGGCATTTGCGCGACGTATGACTGGGCCTGTGCGAAATCCAACCGCACCATTCTGGTCGATGACGCGCTGATGCAAACGGTGCGCACCGTGAACTCCCGCGCCAATCGCAGCATCCGGCCGATCTCGGACTTGAACCAATACCGCATCATGGAACGCTGGTCCCTTCCCACCGCGCGCGGCGGCGACTGCGAAGATTACGCGCTTTACAAAAAGCGCGAACTGATCCGCGTGGGAATCCCTGCGGAGCAACTTCTCATTGCCGTCGTGCTGGATCGCAAGCGCCAACCCCATGCCGTTCTCATCCTTCGCACCGGAACGCAGGACCTCGTCCTCGATAACATGAACAGCCGCATCCTGCCGTGGCAGAAAACCGGCTACACTTTCCTGCGTCTGCAAGATCCGCGCCAACCGTCGCGCTGGGTATCGGTCATGGCCGGGGGGATTCTACCCAACAGCTGA
- a CDS encoding DUF4573 domain-containing protein, whose product MKSRRSRYIPKKRKVAGFGSAFMIMGTLFILPHTAGAHVQSLSTDDEEEQWCEILEEVPLNEALLAQLRLREDYLEILEYVQNECGDLAGLLIGPTGTIPEVADQATDGPDNDPPEDDDEGDTPTDPTIPTDPSNGTDPVDPTNGTDPVDPTNGTDPVDPTNGTDPVDPTNGTDPVDPTNGTDPVDPTNGTDPVDPTNGTDPVDPTNGTDPVDPTNGTDPVDPTNGTDPVDPTNGTDPVDPTNGTDPVDPTNGTDPVDPTNGTDPVDPTNGTDPVDPTNGTDPVDPTNGTDPVDPTNGTDPVDPTNGTDPVDPTNGTDPVDPDDSDDDNDDSDDDNGDDPEDDGEPEDDNGDKSKEDDKSKDDNGDKSGDDRGDKDDNGDKSGDDRGDKDDNGDKSGDDRGDKDDNGDKSGDDRGDKDDNGDKSGDDRGDKDDNGDKSGDDRGDKDDNGDKSGDDRGDKDDNGDKSGGDKGDKGGNGDKSGGDKGGKGGNGDKSGGDKGDKGGNGDKSGGDKGDKGGNGDKSGGDKGDKGGNGDKSGGDKGDKSGGGNGGKS is encoded by the coding sequence ATGAAGTCTCGTCGTTCGCGTTACATTCCCAAGAAGCGTAAGGTTGCGGGTTTCGGCTCGGCCTTCATGATCATGGGGACCCTGTTCATTCTGCCGCATACGGCGGGTGCGCATGTGCAATCGCTTTCCACTGATGATGAAGAAGAACAGTGGTGCGAAATCCTTGAGGAAGTCCCCCTCAACGAAGCCCTTCTCGCCCAGCTGCGGCTGAGAGAGGATTATCTTGAGATCCTTGAATACGTGCAGAACGAATGCGGTGATCTGGCTGGTCTGCTGATCGGGCCGACGGGAACGATCCCGGAAGTGGCCGATCAGGCGACGGACGGGCCTGATAATGACCCGCCAGAGGATGATGACGAAGGCGATACGCCGACGGACCCGACGATCCCGACCGATCCGAGCAACGGAACGGACCCGGTGGACCCGACCAACGGCACCGACCCGGTCGATCCGACCAACGGCACGGACCCGGTTGATCCGACCAATGGCACGGACCCGGTCGATCCGACCAATGGCACGGACCCGGTCGACCCGACCAACGGCACCGACCCGGTCGACCCGACCAACGGCACCGACCCGGTCGATCCGACAAATGGCACGGACCCGGTTGACCCGACCAACGGCACCGACCCGGTCGACCCGACCAACGGCACCGACCCGGTCGATCCGACAAATGGCACGGACCCGGTTGACCCGACCAACGGCACGGACCCGGTCGACCCGACCAATGGCACGGACCCGGTCGACCCGACCAACGGCACCGACCCGGTCGACCCGACCAACGGCACGGACCCGGTCGACCCGACCAACGGCACGGACCCGGTCGATCCGACAAATGGCACGGACCCGGTCGATCCGACCAACGGCACCGACCCGGTCGATCCGACAAATGGCACGGACCCGGTCGATCCGACAAATGGCACGGACCCGGTCGATCCGACCAATGGCACGGACCCGGTCGATCCCGATGACTCGGACGACGACAACGACGACTCGGACGACGACAACGGCGACGACCCTGAAGACGATGGAGAGCCCGAGGACGACAACGGCGATAAATCCAAGGAAGACGACAAGTCCAAGGATGACAACGGCGACAAGTCGGGTGACGACCGTGGCGACAAGGATGACAACGGCGACAAGTCCGGTGACGACCGTGGCGACAAGGATGACAACGGCGACAAGTCCGGTGACGACCGTGGCGACAAGGACGACAACGGCGACAAGTCCGGTGACGACCGTGGCGACAAGGACGACAACGGCGACAAGTCCGGTGACGACCGTGGCGACAAGGACGACAACGGTGACAAGTCCGGTGACGACCGTGGCGACAAGGACGACAACGGTGACAAGTCCGGTGACGACCGTGGCGACAAGGACGACAACGGTGACAAGTCCGGTGGCGACAAAGGCGACAAGGGCGGAAACGGTGACAAGTCCGGTGGCGACAAGGGCGGCAAGGGCGGCAACGGTGACAAGTCCGGTGGCGACAAAGGCGACAAGGGCGGAAACGGTGACAAGTCCGGTGGCGACAAAGGCGACAAGGGCGGAAACGGTGACAAGTCCGGTGGCGACAAAGGCGACAAGGGCGGAAACGGTGACAAGTCCGGTGGCGACAAAGGCGACAAGTCCGGTGGCGGCAATGGTGGCAAGTCCTGA
- a CDS encoding TetR/AcrR family transcriptional regulator: protein MNQPDRTPPQAEIRAVEILEGVRLAFAEKGFDGASMQDLARACGMSVGNFYRYFPSKAAIVAALVTRDLAEVEDQFSQIIESPDPMRTLREALRFRIEEDTCTDDGQLWAEVTAAARRKPEIAEIALQMETEVKRYLCIVFARVRGISFEEAHVTYGAHASLLVMMVKASAMHRSQTPQAQEDLTALIIRTLNRILDEIVSDDVKG from the coding sequence TTGAACCAACCCGATCGCACCCCACCACAGGCCGAAATCCGCGCTGTCGAAATCCTCGAAGGTGTGCGTCTGGCCTTTGCTGAAAAGGGATTTGACGGCGCATCGATGCAGGATCTCGCCCGCGCCTGCGGGATGAGTGTGGGGAACTTCTACCGCTACTTCCCGTCCAAGGCCGCCATCGTTGCCGCCCTCGTCACACGCGACCTTGCCGAAGTCGAAGATCAGTTCAGCCAGATCATTGAAAGCCCCGATCCGATGCGCACCCTGCGCGAGGCGCTCCGCTTCCGGATCGAAGAAGACACCTGCACCGACGATGGCCAGCTTTGGGCCGAAGTGACCGCCGCCGCCCGCCGCAAACCCGAGATCGCTGAAATCGCGCTTCAGATGGAAACCGAAGTGAAGCGTTATCTCTGCATCGTTTTCGCACGGGTAAGAGGCATCTCATTCGAAGAGGCCCATGTCACCTACGGTGCCCATGCAAGCCTCCTCGTGATGATGGTCAAGGCCAGCGCCATGCACCGTTCGCAAACCCCGCAAGCGCAGGAAGACCTCACCGCGCTCATCATTAGAACCCTAAACCGCATTCTCGACGAAATCGTCAGTGACGATGTGAAAGGTTGA
- a CDS encoding cation-translocating P-type ATPase gives MKELFTDDRLGLFLTVITVAGMVIVLAGSFFLTLPPAVASPALWAVYLAGGIPAAASALRALWVEKVLDIDLLMVIAALTAAAVGSALEGAVLLTLFSLSGTLEDRAMGKARRAVEALMALRPETAVLRRDDGTTEEVAVDTLVMGDTVILRPGARVPVDGTLIEGEGALDESSITGESFPVTKAPGAKLHEATVNLNAILALRVDRPLSQSTVARMIRMVTEAQAMKAPSERFSEWFGQRYTIAVLLGSSLLFLLFIRLGMPESDALYRAATILVAASPCAVVISVPAAILSALSAAARGGVLFKGGAALERLAEVKSFAFDKTGTLTTGKAEVTRVLPVEGDAHGLLTLAAGLESQSEHPIAAAIRRAAAAQGLMPKSVTEVTSSPSEGIIGKCEGAQVWAGNPRMLARMQATEDHPALAELADGAETVVYFGTGPRLLGAITVADQPRETSRRGLEALRTAGITQFRMMTGDRRPVALRIGQSLGFAPQDIQADLLPGEKVRLVDELAREGPVAFVGDGVNDAAALARADVGIAMGAAGSEVALQAAEVALLSENMERLAAAHHLARRTARIIRQNLAFALGAMVLLVIGGLFFDLPLPLAVIGHEGGTLLVVLNGLRLLFDPIRTDARH, from the coding sequence ATGAAGGAACTGTTTACGGATGATCGACTAGGACTTTTCCTCACCGTGATCACCGTCGCGGGAATGGTCATCGTTCTTGCCGGTTCCTTTTTTCTTACCCTACCGCCTGCCGTTGCATCACCTGCTCTCTGGGCTGTCTATCTTGCAGGCGGCATTCCAGCGGCCGCCTCAGCTCTGCGCGCGCTTTGGGTCGAAAAGGTGCTGGATATCGACCTTCTCATGGTCATCGCTGCCTTGACTGCCGCCGCTGTTGGATCGGCTTTGGAAGGGGCGGTGCTTCTCACCCTTTTCTCCCTTTCCGGCACGCTCGAAGATCGGGCGATGGGCAAGGCCCGCCGCGCGGTCGAGGCCCTGATGGCCCTGCGCCCGGAAACAGCGGTCCTTCGCCGCGATGACGGCACAACGGAAGAGGTCGCCGTCGATACGCTTGTCATGGGCGATACGGTCATCCTTCGTCCCGGCGCCCGCGTTCCCGTCGACGGCACATTGATCGAAGGCGAAGGCGCCTTGGACGAATCTTCCATCACGGGGGAATCCTTTCCCGTAACAAAGGCACCCGGTGCGAAACTTCATGAGGCGACCGTCAACCTGAACGCTATCCTCGCCTTGCGCGTGGACCGTCCCCTGTCGCAATCCACCGTCGCCCGCATGATCCGAATGGTAACAGAGGCGCAGGCAATGAAGGCCCCCTCTGAACGGTTTTCCGAATGGTTCGGCCAGCGCTATACGATTGCTGTCCTTCTCGGCTCATCTCTCCTCTTTCTTCTGTTCATCCGCCTTGGGATGCCAGAGTCCGATGCCCTTTACCGTGCCGCCACCATCCTTGTCGCGGCAAGCCCCTGCGCCGTCGTCATATCCGTTCCTGCCGCCATCCTTTCCGCCCTCTCCGCCGCTGCGCGGGGTGGTGTCCTGTTCAAGGGTGGCGCCGCGCTTGAACGCCTTGCCGAAGTGAAAAGCTTCGCCTTCGACAAGACGGGCACCCTTACCACCGGCAAGGCCGAGGTTACCCGCGTGCTGCCCGTGGAAGGGGATGCCCACGGTCTTCTGACCCTTGCGGCAGGACTTGAATCGCAATCCGAACACCCGATTGCCGCCGCCATTCGCCGCGCGGCCGCAGCACAGGGCCTGATGCCGAAATCCGTCACCGAAGTAACCTCCAGCCCCAGCGAAGGCATCATCGGCAAATGCGAAGGCGCGCAGGTCTGGGCGGGCAATCCACGCATGCTTGCCAGAATGCAGGCCACCGAGGACCACCCCGCCTTGGCCGAACTTGCGGATGGGGCGGAAACGGTCGTGTATTTTGGAACTGGGCCGCGTCTTCTGGGCGCAATCACCGTGGCGGATCAGCCCCGCGAAACCTCCCGTCGCGGGCTCGAGGCATTGCGCACTGCTGGCATCACCCAATTCCGGATGATGACCGGGGATCGGCGCCCTGTCGCCTTGCGTATCGGCCAATCGCTCGGCTTTGCCCCGCAGGATATTCAGGCCGATCTTCTGCCCGGCGAAAAGGTTCGGCTGGTTGACGAACTTGCTCGCGAAGGCCCCGTCGCCTTTGTTGGCGATGGCGTGAACGACGCCGCGGCCCTTGCCCGCGCCGATGTCGGCATCGCCATGGGCGCTGCCGGAAGCGAAGTGGCACTTCAGGCCGCCGAGGTCGCGCTTTTGTCCGAAAACATGGAACGCCTTGCCGCCGCCCATCACCTCGCCCGCCGCACCGCGCGCATCATCCGCCAGAACCTTGCCTTCGCGCTGGGCGCGATGGTCCTTCTGGTCATCGGGGGCCTGTTCTTCGACCTTCCGCTTCCCCTAGCGGTGATCGGGCACGAAGGTGGCACGCTTCTTGTGGTCTTAAATGGGCTACGTCTGCTGTTCGACCCCATACGAACGGATGCCCGTCACTGA